DNA sequence from the Chloroflexota bacterium genome:
CGGACCGTGCTCCTGGTGGATGACGAGCCGGAGGCGTTGCAGCTCTTCGCCCGCATGCTCTCCTCCGCCCGACGTGGCTATCGGGTGCTCCGGGCGCCCTCCGGGCGGCGAGCGCTCGATCTCCTGCGTGAGCGGCAGCCCGACGTGATGATCCTGGATCTGGTCATGCCGGGGATGAACGGGTTTGATGTGCTTCGGGAGAAGAGTCGGGATCCCGTCCTGCGTCAGATCCCGGTCGTCGTCATCTCGGCCAGGGATCCCACCGGGGAGCCCATCGTGAGCAATACGTTGACCATCACCCGCAGCGGCGGGCTCTCCGTACGGGATCTCGTGACCTGCATCCAGGCCGTCAGTGAGGTTCTGTCCCCATCCACGCGATCTGACGGTCAAGGGCGGCCAGAAAAGCCTGTCGGGTGACGGGTTTGCGCACGAACGCGCTGGCGCCCAGGGAGAGCGCAAGCTCCTCCTGGGCCAGGATGGTGCATACGATGATGGGGATATGGCGGGTGAGGGGATGCTGCCGCAGACGCTCCAGGACCTCCCAGCCGTCCACCTGGGGCATCATCACGTCCAGGACGATGATCTGAGGGGAGAACTCCTTCACCAGGGGCAGGGCTTGCTCCGGATCCCGTGTGCTGATCAGGCGATACCGGGTGCCGGATGTATATCGCTGCAGCAGTTGCAGAGTGTCCGCGTTGTCGTCTATGACCAGCACGGGGAACTGCCCCAGAGCGGGAAGCGTGAGGGCGGCCGTGAAGGCCTCCTCGTCGGCGAGCGTCAGCTGCCCGCCGCACAATCCCACAAGCTGCCGGGCGATATCCAGGCTGACCGCGTCGTCGTTCAGGGGCGGTGCCGGGTCGGATTGGGCGTTCGTGCAGGACACCTGGATCTCGACCTCCTGGTGCACCGGCCGAACCGAGATGCGCACCCGGCCTCCTGGGGTCCGATGAATGGCCACACTGAGGAGGCTGAGGAGAAGCTGGCGCAGGACGACGGCGTGTACCGGCAGATCGGGCAGCGCGTCCGCGGGCGCGCCCTCCAGATGGACCTGATGTCGGGTTGCCAGCGGACGCGCCAGATCCAACACCGCGGAGAGCGTTGGGCCTAAGGGCGTCGGCTTCTCCGGCTGGGCCTCCTTCAGCCAGGTTAACTCCTCGTTCACGGCGGATTCGGCCGACGACGCTTCCGTGGGCACGGCCTCCTCGGCCTGCTCCTCCGCCAGTCGGTATTGCTCCCACAGCCGGCAGGCCAGCGCCTCCAGCGCGGCCTGCTGCTCGCGTCGCAGATGGCGAACGCTCAGCCCCAATTGATCCGCAACCTCCTGCTGGCTGAACTGCTGCACGTAGCGGTAGAGGAGGAGGTCATAGATCCGCCAGGCGCGGGACTGAGGCAACACCTCGGCATCCGGGCGCAGGGACTCGATGGCCTCCATCAGGATGCGGCGCAGGGCGGAGGACGCGTCGGGGCGATCCGCTACCCCCAAAAGGGAGGCGAGGGGGTTATGGCGCAGGTGATGAGGGTTGTAAAGGTGGTTGAGGGCGTCCCGCAGATGGTATATGAACTGCTCGTTGATCCACATGTCCGCTTTATGGCCTCTTTTCGCCCCGAGCGAGCGCTGGGTTCCCTCTTATAATTATATACGTAAGGTGTGGTCGCTGACAACTTGATCCGCACGCCGAGGGTTGTTCTGGCGAGGACTCAGCCGAGCCCCCTGACTGGACCCACGAACTGCCACGCTATCTCATAAGAGCCTCCGGTTGTCAAGCGACTGGAAGGATCCTCTGGGGCTTTTCAGCATTGGACGCAAGGGTGGATCGGAACAAAATCGCATGGCTTATCTTACGGAATCGTGCGGCTGCATAGGGGGCAATCGAGCCCCCATCGTCGGCGCGCATTCCGCGGATGGGCGGGCCGCATAGCAGGACGCGGAGACGATCGAGATTTGGTGGGAGGCGAGCGCCCACCGGATCTTGTGGTTTGCGCCTTCCATAGGGAAGGTCCCCCTCCGATCCGCCCGCAAGTATTCACGGAGGAGGTTTGAGATGTTCGTCAAGAAGATCAGCCGACGCGATTTTCTGCGCTTCTCCGCTGGCGGCGTCACCGGAGTCATTCTGGCGGCGTGTCAGCCCGTTGCCCCCGCTGCTCCTCCCGCCGCGCCCAAGGAGGAAGAGGCAGCGCCGCAGCCGGCTCCAGAGCAGCCGGTGCAGGTGACGTATTGGGGGCATGCGTTCATGCCTCGAGTGGAGCTGGACAAGGTTTACATCGAACAGTTCATGGAGCAGAATCCCCTCATCACCGTGGTATACGAGAACCCGGGAGACTTCTCGAACAAGTGGCTGACTGCCATCGCCGCGGGCGCCGGGCCCGATCTCTGGGCGGACTGGAACGCCTATGTCGGCACCGCGTACGCGCAGGGGGCCATCGTCCCGGTGGACTTCGTCGCCCTGGATATGGACGAGTCGGAGTTCATGGACCTTTACATCGAGCCGCAGAACACCTTGCAGGGGGCTACGTTCGAGGGTAAACTGTATGGGATCCCGAACGAGCTCAGCATCTACGCGGCGCACCTCAACAACAAGCTGTGGGAGGAGGCTGGCCTTGATCCGAAGACCGACTTCCCGAAGACGTGGGAGGAGCTGATCCCGGTGGCGGAGCAGCTCACGAAGCGAGACAAGGACGGCAAGCTGATCCAGCGGGGGTGGGTGTTTGGATGGGCGGCTTCTGTCTGGATGTTCCTCCAGTGGGGGGCGATGCTACGCCAGCTTGGGGGCTCTGAGGTCAGCGAGGATGGCAGGACCTGCACCATCAACACCCCGGAGGCGGCCAAGGTCCTTCAGTATTGGAAGGACTGGGTGGAGGAGGGCCGCGGCGGACCGCAGTATCAGAACGATCAGGCGGTCTTCCAGACGGGAACGGTGGCGACGGTGGGGCATCTGGGCTCCTGGGCGCGCCCGGGGATCCTGGACGCCGGGATCGAATACACCGTGCATCCGGTCCCCCGGTGGAAGGACGCGGTGAACAACAACGGATTCGATATCTACGCGTACTTCCACATGGTGAACTCCCAGTCGCCGGACGAGGTGAAGCGGGCCGCCTGGAAGCTGGCCTGGTTCCTCGATTCGCACCCGGTGGAGTATCTGGACAAGACGGGGCTGTTGCAGCCGCAGAAGAAGGTGGAGGCATCCCGTGTGTTCCAGGAGACCCCCTACCTGGACGTCTTCCTGAACGAGATGAAGGTGAGCATGTACTCGCCTCGCATCCCGGGGTTCCTGGAGGTGGCCGACGCCCTGGCCCGGGTGCGCGACCGGGCGTGTGTGGAGGGGATGGACGTGGTGGAGGCCCTGGCCCAGGGCAAGGAGGAGATCGACAAGATCCTGGACGAGGCCTGGGCGGCCGCCGGGATCT
Encoded proteins:
- a CDS encoding extracellular solute-binding protein, with the translated sequence MFVKKISRRDFLRFSAGGVTGVILAACQPVAPAAPPAAPKEEEAAPQPAPEQPVQVTYWGHAFMPRVELDKVYIEQFMEQNPLITVVYENPGDFSNKWLTAIAAGAGPDLWADWNAYVGTAYAQGAIVPVDFVALDMDESEFMDLYIEPQNTLQGATFEGKLYGIPNELSIYAAHLNNKLWEEAGLDPKTDFPKTWEELIPVAEQLTKRDKDGKLIQRGWVFGWAASVWMFLQWGAMLRQLGGSEVSEDGRTCTINTPEAAKVLQYWKDWVEEGRGGPQYQNDQAVFQTGTVATVGHLGSWARPGILDAGIEYTVHPVPRWKDAVNNNGFDIYAYFHMVNSQSPDEVKRAAWKLAWFLDSHPVEYLDKTGLLQPQKKVEASRVFQETPYLDVFLNEMKVSMYSPRIPGFLEVADALARVRDRACVEGMDVVEALAQGKEEIDKILDEAWAAAGI
- a CDS encoding response regulator, with protein sequence MWINEQFIYHLRDALNHLYNPHHLRHNPLASLLGVADRPDASSALRRILMEAIESLRPDAEVLPQSRAWRIYDLLLYRYVQQFSQQEVADQLGLSVRHLRREQQAALEALACRLWEQYRLAEEQAEEAVPTEASSAESAVNEELTWLKEAQPEKPTPLGPTLSAVLDLARPLATRHQVHLEGAPADALPDLPVHAVVLRQLLLSLLSVAIHRTPGGRVRISVRPVHQEVEIQVSCTNAQSDPAPPLNDDAVSLDIARQLVGLCGGQLTLADEEAFTAALTLPALGQFPVLVIDDNADTLQLLQRYTSGTRYRLISTRDPEQALPLVKEFSPQIIVLDVMMPQVDGWEVLERLRQHPLTRHIPIIVCTILAQEELALSLGASAFVRKPVTRQAFLAALDRQIAWMGTEPH